One genomic window of Desulfovibrio inopinatus DSM 10711 includes the following:
- a CDS encoding ABC transporter ATP-binding protein, with protein MSENIITARGLRKVFGDFIAVDGIDFDVPGKQVFSLLGPNGAGKTTTIRMLYGFSPKTSGDIRMFGLDIDTRWREIRSRLGVCQQHNTLDPDLSVEENLLIFAGYFRIPQAEAARRAAELLEFFALEGKRRLKNDELSGGMARRLILARALINRPELLILDEPTTGLDPQSRFQLWERLKELKRNGLTILLTTHYMEEAAVLSDDLIIMDHGKVIVHGRPEHLVAEHVGQTVVEIEDPSQEVVEAVKKEGFRFDTTSRRIHLYLNKDQEASANALRERHHVSSWAMRPATLEDVFLCLTGRELRE; from the coding sequence TTGAGCGAAAATATTATTACAGCCCGAGGGCTACGGAAAGTTTTTGGTGATTTTATAGCCGTTGACGGGATTGACTTCGATGTTCCGGGCAAGCAGGTCTTTAGTTTACTCGGTCCCAATGGAGCCGGAAAGACAACAACAATTCGCATGTTGTATGGATTTTCTCCGAAAACATCCGGTGACATTCGGATGTTCGGACTGGATATCGATACGCGTTGGCGAGAGATTCGATCGCGATTGGGAGTGTGCCAACAGCACAATACTTTGGACCCGGATTTATCCGTCGAAGAGAATTTGCTCATTTTTGCTGGATATTTTCGGATTCCCCAGGCCGAAGCGGCGCGCCGTGCTGCAGAATTGCTTGAATTTTTTGCTCTCGAAGGGAAGCGTCGTTTGAAAAATGATGAATTGTCCGGAGGGATGGCCAGACGGCTCATTCTAGCCAGAGCACTGATCAATCGACCGGAATTACTTATTCTTGATGAACCGACCACCGGCCTTGATCCGCAATCACGTTTTCAGCTTTGGGAACGACTCAAAGAACTGAAGCGTAACGGCCTGACGATTCTTCTGACAACGCATTATATGGAAGAAGCGGCGGTGCTGAGTGATGACCTCATCATTATGGATCACGGGAAGGTGATCGTGCATGGGCGCCCTGAACACCTTGTGGCCGAACATGTTGGGCAGACCGTGGTTGAAATTGAAGATCCGTCTCAAGAAGTTGTTGAAGCGGTCAAAAAAGAAGGGTTTCGCTTTGATACCACGAGTCGCCGTATCCACTTGTATCTCAATAAAGACCAAGAAGCTTCGGCAAATGCCTTACGTGAGCGTCATCACGTTTCGTCTTGGGCAATGCGTCCGGCAACGCTTGAAGATGTATTTCTCTGTCTGACCGGAAGGGAGCTGCGCGAATGA
- a CDS encoding ABC transporter permease: MKSDPRFSWLFLKVWRRNLLVYQRIWKVNFLVPMLEPLFYLLAFGLGFRGLIENVAFEGRSLSYTEFIAPALIATTMMWHSFFETTYGSFVRMYYQKTFDAMLATPLSLEEVITAEIVWGATKATVAASIMTVIITLMGYAHPLSLFVVAPVAFLAGLSFSTIGMFFTGITPSIDMFNLPVFLFITPMFLFSGTFFPVSGLPGWAQIVAQVMPLYHAARITRHICLGIWSISLWASAGYLAAFAGVFFLLALRSMRKRLVR, encoded by the coding sequence ATGAAATCTGATCCTCGTTTTTCATGGTTGTTCTTGAAAGTCTGGAGACGCAATCTGCTTGTTTACCAGCGGATTTGGAAAGTTAATTTTTTAGTTCCGATGCTTGAGCCGCTCTTTTATTTGTTGGCATTTGGCTTGGGGTTTCGTGGGCTCATTGAGAATGTGGCGTTTGAAGGACGCTCTCTGAGCTATACGGAATTTATAGCACCGGCACTCATTGCAACAACAATGATGTGGCATTCATTTTTTGAAACCACCTATGGGTCATTCGTGCGTATGTATTACCAAAAAACGTTCGATGCCATGTTGGCTACACCACTTTCGTTGGAAGAAGTGATTACGGCGGAAATTGTCTGGGGAGCAACCAAAGCGACGGTTGCCGCGTCGATTATGACGGTTATTATCACCCTGATGGGCTATGCGCATCCGTTGTCACTCTTCGTCGTGGCCCCGGTGGCCTTTTTGGCGGGGCTGTCGTTTTCCACCATTGGGATGTTCTTTACAGGGATTACGCCGAGTATTGATATGTTTAACTTGCCGGTCTTCCTGTTTATCACCCCAATGTTTTTATTTAGCGGAACGTTTTTTCCTGTATCGGGATTGCCTGGATGGGCACAAATTGTTGCGCAAGTCATGCCGTTGTACCACGCCGCTCGAATCACGCGGCACATTTGCCTCGGCATATGGTCCATAAGCCTCTGGGCAAGTGCGGGGTATCTCGCGGCTTTTGCAGGTGTGTTTTTTCTTTTGGCTTTACGCAGCATGCGAAAGCGATTGGTTCGGTAA